ccatcccctccaacgtttctcccctgaaaatagggacgtcctattccatcccctccaacgtttctcccctgaaaatagggacatcctattccatcccctccaacatttctccaatgaaaatagggacgttctattcaatcccatccaacatttctccaatgaaaatagggacgtcctattccatcccctccaacgtttctcccctgaaaatagggacgtcctattccatcccctccaacgtctctcccctgaaaatagggacgtcctattccatcccctccaacatttccccaatgaaaatagggacgtcctattccatcccctccaacgtttctcccctgaaaatagggacgtcctattccatcccctccaacgtttctcccttgaaaatagggacatcctattccatcccctccaacgtttctcccctgaaaatagggacgtcctattccatcccctccaacgtttctcccttgaaaatagggacatcctattccatcccctccaacgtttctcccctgaaaatagggacgtcctattccatcccttcCAACGTTTCTCTGTATATGCTGTATATAtccttttattttacttataatgatttttattttatccataaaataaaaaattcacacCCTTCTCACAAAAAAGTCCTTTTACTCATCCAGAGAACGTTCTCGCATTTCATTTGCCCTTTTTCTgcaccctctttttaaaaaataaaaccattacAGGTACTTGGACTACATACATCGCGCatgcctgcattttaaaattcctGATTCACTTCCTGACATCATTCCTAATCGTTCCTGGGAGGGAGAGGAACTAGCCTAGATACATAACTTGGCCAAGTCAAGACTGCTGATTCTGCAGATGTCCGGCCAAACAAACAGGAAACTCTCTTCCCTTCCGCCACGGATCTGCATAATATTTGCAAGACCGGCTCCAATTTCTCCTGTAAAATCtcttttttgcatgcagaaggcaggTTCGATCGCCAGGGGAATATACAGGTGTGGCTGGCAGAGAGAGACCCCCCCCCACCTGAAACTTTgtagagcagctgccagccaatGTAGGAATAATCTGGCTCTGTTTCCGACGCTGCTGCTTGAGACCAGCCCTTTATTCAGAAAGCAATGAGGACCGGGATCTTATTTATTGATATTGATTTACAGtcaagggacgcggatggcgctgagggttaaaccacagagcctaggacttgccgataggaaggtcggcggttcggatccccgcgacgggtttCTTACAGATGTGCAATGCGGATTTCTGTACCCAgacgaagtacagtggtacctcgggttacagacgcttcaggttacagacgcttcaggttacagactccgctaacccagaaatagtacctcgggttaagaactttgcttcaggatgagaacagaaattgccgtggtggcagcgggaggccccattagctaaagtggtgcttcaggttaagaacagtttcaggttaagaacggacctccggaacgaattaagtacttaacccgaggtaccactgtatatatgcgggtggcgctgtgggttaaaccactgagcctagggcttgccgatcggaaggtcgccggttcgaatccccgcaatgacggggtgagctcccgttcctcggtccctgctcctgccaacctagcagttcaaaagcacgtcaaagtgcaagtagataaataggtaccactccggcgggaaggtaaacggcgtttccgtgtgctgctctggttcgccagaagcggcttagtcctgctggccacatgacccggaagctgtaggccggctcccttggccagtaaagcgagatgagtgccgcaaccccagagttgtccacgactggacctaatggtcaggggtccctttacctttacctttacctttacctatatttacagtcatacctcgggctacagatgcttcaggttgtgttttttcgggttatggatgtgccaaaacccagaagtaccacaacgggttacttccgggtgccggcagaagcgctaaatcgcgctttgcgcatgcgcagaggcaccgaatcgcaaccttcgcgtgcgcagacgcggcgctgcgggttgcggacactgcgggttgcgaacgtgcctcccacatggatcatgtcCGCAACCCGAGCagccactgtatatttatttttaactggttatgacactgtgacaccagatggcgctgcagAGCCGAGATTACAGCTGGATTTTATTTTCAATTGTGAGctttacaacttttttttttttttggcattttcAAAGCTGTTCTTTTACAGCTGTGTAGATCTAGCTCAGGGCTGTACAAAGGttaccagattccccccccccccaataaatctgGGCacgcttttcaacttcaatgggttTTGtacggggactgatttgtaaacccggggactgtccccgggagacagggacgtctggtagccTTAGgattgaggttaaatcctgacaagacagaaggactgttttggggggacagggggcaggcaggtgtgggggactccctggtcctgaatggggtcactgtgcccccgaaggaccaggtgtgcagcctgggagtcattctggactcacagctgtccatggaggcgcaggtcagttctgtgtccagggcagctccatctggtacgcaggatgagaccctccctgcccgcagactgtctggccagagcgGTGCATggtctggttatctctcgcttcgactcctgccatgcgctctacgtggggctacctttgaaggtgacccggaaactgcaactaatccagaatgtggcagctagactggggactgggagcggccgccgagaccacataacaccggtcttgaaagacctccattggctcccagtacgtttctgagcacaattcaaagtgtcggtgctgaccttgaaagccctaaatgtctCAGTAtccccgaaggagcgtctccacccccatcgtacatcccggacacctgggtccatctcccgagagtcttctggcggttccctccctgcgaaaagccaagttacagggaaccaggcagggccttcttggtggtggcgccctcccttcagatgtcaaggaaataagcaactatctgacttttagaagacatctgaaggcagccctgtttagggaagcttttaatgttcatcagactactgtattttcatgctttgttggaagccgcccagagtggctgaggaaacccagccagatgcccggggtataaataataaattctattctattctattctattctattctattctattctattctattctattctattctattctattctgttgttagccgccctgagtccggcttcggctggggagggcaggatataaataaaaattattattattattattattattattattattattattattattattattacaattcctGGAATTCTTTAAGGAGGAGTCATGCGCTTTCAAAGTGTTTGCAAGCCCTGCGTTTGGATTGCAAAGGAGACGTCCTCTGCAGCCTGAGTCAAGAGGGCGGGATTCTACCCCGTTACATCAGCCGACGAGCCGGTTTGTGCCGTCGTCATTTTAAGCCCTTTAACATAATTGCATTATTTTTAGATTTTCATTTCCCCATGAGCTCACGCTTGTTTACCTTCCCCCCCCTCTCTGCGCATCATGCAAACGGATATTTACGATGTCTgggtgttagtcatactcagagtaagcctattgaaattaataggcatgactaaggcacatttatttattttattttttaagtttttaTTTACACTCGTCAGGCTTATACATTCGTTTTGCAATCATTTTCACATTGCAAAgttcgacttccttcccccctctttccgcgggtccttaaattcatttttaaaaatgccttctgcatatgcaaatttgtTTAATCTGCtgatttaataatattaataataataaattttatttatatcccgccctccccagccgaagctgggctcagggcggctaacaacaataaaatagtgcaacattctggaaacatttcattataaaaattaattaaaatcaaatcaaatcaaattaattatccgctttaaatatatactcttacgaAGCTACAGGTTGTCACAGTCACCCTGCCAATGTTTTTCTccgtttgcaatttatctgtaaattttcaataaaccatttccattcttttataaaaagtttatcgGGATTTCTTAATTCTTCCTGTAGGTTTtgcacatttctgcatattctataagttttttttaaaatccattctccctttgtttctttccattttggggcgagtaaccTTGTTGCCGCTGAAGTCGCAaacataaatttctatacaattcaggtagttctgtccctataattttcGAAAGAAAAGCGAAGGATTTTGAAAAAGATTGGGAATCTTTTATATTATAActtcagaaacaaagaaagaatattGACCTGATGGTAGGGTTTAAATTCACAACTTTACGGATAGGGAACAAATAATGTAATAAAAGGGAAAAATACGATATTTGTAGAAAATAGCAGAATATATTAATGGGGTTAATAAATGAGaaatggaagttgagggaagtctaAAAGCGGGGAGGGAAAGATGTTGTGTAAGTTGTATGTTATAAGTATATTTGTAAtgggagaaaagaaaattaattaaaaataaaaatgttggagggaaccCCTTCCGGAGAGCAGAGAATGCCTCTTCTTTTGTCCGCAATGGGGAACCTGCATGCACCTAGATATTATTGGAGGAATGCCATTATTCAGAAGAGGCTTTTCCTCCAGAGAAAaaagggagctgtagtttttttcccttgggagttgtagttttttctctccttgggagctgtagctcagcagaaTCTGCATATCTGCCAATTCCATCTCCCTGCAGCTAATATattgcataaataaattattattgttattattattattattatttattaattttttaaaaaattaaattattgcattttttaaatgacagGGAAGGCAGGCATTAAACATTGCATCCCAAtcttccaaaaataaaagaaaaaaatgcaaaaaagtaaaaatataaaatgaaaacaaaaagaataaaatgctAATATATTGGGTTTTTTGTGCATTTAAGCCATATATAGGGTTAACAAAATCTCAGCAACTTTTGTGTCCCTAGCACTactcttcatttccccccctgcgtAGTATCTCTATGGTCCCAGCGTTGCTATAGCGACAGCAGGGCAACCGGAAGCGTTGGCGCCTGCGCAGTACGGCGCCGGAGAAACCCATGGtagctttatttaaaaaaaaatcgcgcatgcgcagaactgCCATTGCGGGCGCTCGTTAGTGACGAGAGGCTGTGAATTCTCTATGCGCATGCGTGGAGCCTTCTCCGTCATAAAACGTCGCCCCGTCGACGCGGTTTGCGCATGCGTACTTTTGTCGGGGGCGTTTAAAACCCTATTGCGCCTGCGCAGCGCGTCCTTCGTGCTCTTCGACGCTTCGCCGGGCGCCATGGACGACGAGGAGGAGACGTACCGCTTGTGGAAGATCCGGAAAACCATCATGCAGGTCTGGGCGGGCGggcagggagaaggggagaagggagcGGGGGTCGGAAGAGCCCGGgaacggggtggggggaggagagagggggggctcCCTTTCATCGCGCATGCGCAGTACTTCGGAGGTCTACCTGGCAGGGCCGTTGTGCGAAGACAGTCCTGGAGGGGGGATTAAGGgtcatgccccccccctccatacaCATACATACCTTCCTTCCCCCCGCGAGACTTTTGGAGGGAGAAATGCGCCCAGCGAGGAGATagctttatctatctatctatttattttatctatttgttcattatctatttatttatttatttatttattcattatctatctatttatctatttatttattttattaacttatctatttatttactttattcattatctatctatctattttatctatttattcattatctatctatttatctatttcatctatttatttatttatttatttatctatctatctattttatctatttattcattatctatctctctatttcatctatttatctatttatttatttatctatctatttcttttatctatttatttactttatctatttattcattatctatctatttatctatttattttctttattcattatttattcattatctatctatctatttattttatctatttatttatttatctatttattcatttattccatTAAAATTTGCGCCTTGCTTGAacgtaaaacaaacaaaccaaataaATGGCAAAGCGGGGAGATCCGAGGAGAAATTTCACGACCCTGCTTTCCAAACAACACGaaagctaaaaacaacaaccccaaaacagatTGACATACCCCCTCCATgcctgcctgttgtctttgtccatggagttttcttggatactggagtggctggccggttcctgctccaggtggatcatgtttggtcaaaactctccactatgacctgtccttggtggcagaaagtgaggaggaattaaagaaccttttaatgagggcgaaagaggagagcgcaaaatatggtctgaagctcaacatcaaaaaaacgaagatcatggccactggtcccatcacctcctggcaaatagaaggggaagaaatggaggcagtgagagatttgactttcttgggctccatgatcactgcagatggtgacagcagccacaaaattaaaagacgcctgcttcttgggagaaaagcgatgacaaacctggacagcatcttaaaaagcagagacatcaccttgccaacaaaggtctgtatagttcaagctctggttttcccagtagtgatgtatggaagtgagagctggaccatcaagaaggctgatcgccgaagaatggatgcttttgaattctggtgctggaggagactcttgagagtcccatggactgcaagaagatcaaacttctccattccgaaggaaatcagccctgagtgctcactggaaggacagatcctgaagctgaggctccaagactttggccacctcatgagaagagaagactccctggaaaagaccctgatgttgggaaagatggagggcacaaggagaaggggacgacggaggacgagatggtgggacagtgttctcgaagctaccagcatgagtttgaccaaactgcgggaggcagtggaagacaggaggacctggcgtgttctggtccagggggtcatgaagaatcgAACACAACTAaccaactaaacaacaacattatctgTCTATCTTGGGttgccctgcacagcatagctcatagcttctctgagttattcaagccccttcgctgTGGCAAGGCagggatccatgaaggggtatgacaaacctagacagcatcttaaaaagcagagacaggtTATCTTCGGATAAAGAAAATACCGTTTAGATTTTGGGAGCtagcagctctttggggttttttcctcccaTCTTCCCCTACTCCACAGCCTCCCCAAAGAACCCTCTCTTCTCCTCACCCCTCTTTCCTCTTGTGCTGTGTCTTCCCTACCCTCTCCGTGCCCTGTCTGTTGGGCTTCCTGGAGGAACCGACCTCTGTGAGAATGAGAGCCTCTTCCTTTGACCcgactgctgcagggctctctaTATCCCACGCTGGCTCTCAAGATGCCCTCTGAATAAAtggacctctctctctcccctcttgttCTTCCTTACTTCCAAATCGCTCCAGCTGTGTCACGATCGAGGTTACTTGGTCACCCAGGATGAGTTGGACCAGACCCTGGAGGAGTTCAAAGCCCAGTTTGGCGACAAGCCCAGCGAAGGGCGACCCCGGCGGACGGACCTCACCGTGTTGGTGGCCCACAACGATGACCCCACCGATCAGATGTTTGTCTTCTTCCCAGGTGAGGCGATGGCGTTCAGCAAAAGGTTTGACCCCCTTTTGACTGCTGGTTTGATTGTGTCATCTTCTTCCTAGGCTTGGctagctttctctttttttctttcaacagGATCTGCtttagtttttatttttggagctttttattttgacaaagtaataatcataagtaagaataaaaatgtgcaccccaccaccaagaccattccattgtaactgcccagcaagtactgttttggggggacaggaggcgggcaggtgtgggggactccctggtcctgaatggggtcactgtgcccctgaaggaccaggtgcgcagcctgggagtcattttggactcacagctgtccatggaggcgcaggtcagttctgcgtccagggcagctccatttggtacgcaggatgagaccctatctgcctgcggactgtctggcTAGagtggttatctcccgcttggactactgccatgcgctctccatgaggctccctttgaaggtgacccggaaactacaactaatccagaacacagcagccagactggggactgggagcggccaccgagaccatataacaccggtcttgaaagacctacattggctcccagaacgtttctgagcacaattcaaagtgttggtgctgaccttgaaagccctaaacggcccagtagacctgaaggagcctctccacccccatcgttctgcccggacactgaggtccagctccgagggccttctggcagttccctccctgcgagaagccaagttacagggaaccaggcagagggccttctcggtggtggcaccctcccatcagatgtcaaggaaataaacagctatccgacttttagaagacatctgaaggcagccctgtttagggaagcttttaatgtttaagaggttattgcattttagtgttctgttggaagccgcccagagtggctggggaaacccagccagatggggagggtataaataataaattattattatttcttcccttTCAGAGGAGCCGAAGGTTGGGATTAAGACCATTAAGATGTACTGCCAGCGGATGCAGGAGGAAAACATCACCCGGGCCCTCATCGTGGTACAACAGGGCATGACTCCATCAGCTAAACAGGTAGCCTAATCCGACTGCGCGGTGTCCAGCCCAGAGGGCACAGTTGGAGCTAGTTTGGGCACGAGACGTTCGGTGGGCAGCGAACCTTCACAGGCAAagaaataccgtacttttctgtgtataagacgaggggggtttttttactcaaaaaaaggtaaagggacccctgaccgttaggtccagtcgtggccgactctggggttgcggcgttcatctcgctttactggccgagggagccggcgtacagcttccgggtcatgtggccagcaggactaagccgcttctggcgaaccagagcagcgcacggaaacgccgtttaccttcccgccggagcggtacctatttatctacttgcactttgacgtgctttcgaactgctaggttggcaggtgcagggaccgagcaacgggagctcaccccgtcactgcggggatttgaaccgccgaccttctgatcggcaagtcctaggctctgtggtttaacccacagcgccacccacgtcccttttttactcaaaaataatgctaaaaattgggggtcgtcttacacACAGATAGTGCAGAGGGTGGACAGGCGATTTGTTTCAGCCGCCAGCAGCTGCTCGTCACCGGTGCTCGGGTGTGTGATTGGTGACGGTGGCAAGGGCTGCTTAGGATTGGCCATTGCTGCCACAATTGGGCGGGCAATCGCTGGCCACTGTTGGCAAGCTGAAAGATGCTTGTTTGCTTTGGCGGTACGTGCGAATCTCAGCGTTTGCGAGTCAGGTGAGTGGTTTTCCGCATCCCCCTGCCCGCCCCCCGAAACAGCTCGACAACTCAGGGCAATCCTTTCCCcagaaaaagttcaacaactctgggccatctccccccattttcttaaagtgtagccccccaaaatagggggcatcttatacgcGGGGGCGTGTTGTACACGGGAAAATATGGTACCATTGTGCAGGTTAATCCTCCCCCTTTGTGCCGATGTTAATTTGGTTCAGGGGTTGCTAGCCTAGTACCTAAGGGATGCAGGtgtcgctgtggtctaaaccacagagcctagggcttgccgatcagaaggtcggaggttcgaatccccgcaatgacggggtgagctcccgttgctcggtccctgctcctgccaacctagcagtttgaaagcacatcaaaggacaagtagatcaataggtaccacttcagcacTCCAGTTTTTTGTTTCCTTAATTGCTTGCCTCTGTTTTTCAGCGGGAGACTAATGTCTCAGGTGGCGGGTGCTTTGGGGGGGGCAAGCCCCACCACACCCCAGTTTTGTAGGGCAGAGTCCCTGGtcaggactacagttcccagaattccctgggaaagaggggctGGCTGTTAAACCAAGCTGGGGATAACttcaaactccagttcccaggaatctctaGGGGAAACCGTGACTgtttaaggcatgggtaggcaaaccgaaagggacgcgggtggcgctgtgggttaaaccacagagcctagggctggccgatcggaaggtcggcggttcgaatccccgcaatgacggggtgagctcccgttgctcggtccctgctcctgcccacctagcagttcgaaagctcattttcttttgttctgcttatttactgccaagggtgtggggtgtggaggaagccgattccctgaagcctgacattaGCTGATGTCCCTTCTCCTCCCGCTCTTTTTCAGTCTCTCGTAGACATGGCTCCCAAGTACATCCTTGAGCAGTTCCTTCAGCAAGAGCTGCTGATCAACATCACTGAACACGAGGTGAGGCGACTCCTCCGTCTGATTTAACGCTGTGTAAATGCTGCTTTGGCAACAGAAAGCTTCCAAGATGAGAAGGAAACCAAACGGATGCTCTGGGTTGTTCTAAAACGGTGGTTCTGAAAGTGGGCgttggaaattgggggggggggggtgttaagtgaggctccttacgggatccttgccgcgggatcgcattcatccagtgtggtgtagtggttaagagcggtggactcgtaatctggtgaaccgggttcgtgtctccgctcctccacatgcagctgctgggtgaccttgggccagtcacacttctctgaagtctctcagccccactcacctcacagagtgtttgttgtggggcaggaagggaaaggagaacgctagccgctttgagactccttaaagggagtgaaaggcgggatatcaaatccaaactcttcttcttcttcagcgctTTCTTACTGGGTTGTGCAAACAGTTATCCTGATGTACGTGATTTAGCAGAGTAACGTAGAAATCTCAGCCCACCAGAAAGCAAATTGTATGCATGCCAGATAAGTCCACTGTGGAACAACTGTTTCCCTGTAGGACACAAAAATGGCCTCCATTCTTACCCAAGTTGTTACTCTGCCTAATGGGTTGAAAGAGCTTTCTGTCCACCAAAAGTGACTAGCTGTGTCCTCATCCTGTTTTTTGCCTGCGTCCTGacctacctgaaggagcgtctccacttccatcgttctgcccggacactgagttccagctccgagggcctcctggcggttccctccctgcgagaagcgaagttacagggaaccaggc
This genomic stretch from Podarcis muralis chromosome 18, rPodMur119.hap1.1, whole genome shotgun sequence harbors:
- the POLR2E gene encoding DNA-directed RNA polymerases I, II, and III subunit RPABC1, whose amino-acid sequence is MDDEEETYRLWKIRKTIMQLCHDRGYLVTQDELDQTLEEFKAQFGDKPSEGRPRRTDLTVLVAHNDDPTDQMFVFFPEEPKVGIKTIKMYCQRMQEENITRALIVVQQGMTPSAKQSLVDMAPKYILEQFLQQELLINITEHELVPEHVVMTKEEVTELLARYKLRENQLPRIQAGDPVARYFGIKRGQVVKIIRPSETAGRYITYRLVQ